The DNA sequence CTGGTTTAATTACTATAAGTATGGGAACCGGGCTGTTGATTGATTCCATAAAAGGTAATCATACTTCCAAGGAAGCTCAGTCCATTGGATCCATGGGGAGTCTGAATAAGACCCACCTGATAGTGAGCCGTTAAACACTTCCAATGTGCACAACGTACTCCTATATATTGGCATGCAAAACTAACAAAGTACTGAAACCTTAATGAGCAACTAAACACTTGCCATGATTTACAAATTCAGAAGGGGCACTACTGCTGCCAGAACCACCATGCGGATCAAGGGTCTGGTTTGTGCTGATTGACGATATGCTTCCTTGTGACAGAACTGCACTATTGTCCATATCCCACGTGCTGGTGGTCCAGAAGTCCTCTGATATACTAGGTTTCCTTTCTGTCAGATTTTTATTTGATCTTTCTTTCAGTGGCTCATTCACTGAGGTTTCCTGTTTGGTTTTAGTTAGGCATGCTAGACAACCACTGCTCTGTTACAAATCACACCAATTCTGTAAGAAATCATGTATAATCATTTCATTCAACAATACCAACTACCACaaagaaaacacaaaatcacCTACACAAACCCATTAAACTTCAAATTCCTAGTCAGAGTCCATTTGGTAAAACCGCCCCCATGAAGACAGTTCTCCAATCACGTATTAAAGCAAaagtataaaaaataaaaaataaaaaataaaaaactctgTTTTGAAAGGGTGAAAATTTAATTTTGTCAATCACTCAGACATGTGACCACACAATTGAATCACATTGACAGAGTTCCAGCCCTTATGTGTAATGCTTCAGGAACGgctctaccacagatgagccaaagATCTCCATCTTACCCAACAAATATTCCAAACATTTATTGCTTGGGATGTCAGAAGCAATTAAACCTCTGCTCAATAGCGGTTGGAAATTTAATTCCAAAGGAATCGCCCTTCTCATCATTTTTTCTACCAAGTcaacaaaatacaaaacaaaacaaaattcagAAAGGCTCTTAAGGCTTTGCTGAACCATCTACTATCATATAAATTAGACTAAACTAACTTTTTCAAATTCCTAAGAACCAATACGCAAGCATAAAACCCACAAATCCCATTTCCTATCGATCAATTTCCAATCCCAATGATACGATTCTCTTGCACTTGCTCAACTCTTATAAAACCAACTGCACCCAAATGATCACTTCATACAATTGTATCCCATTGACTCGATGACCGAAACCCACATAGAATCAAAGCCAGAAAACCCGATCAATCACGCAATCTAATGAAACCCCGAAAAGGAATCGGAAAACTTACCCCATGCATTCAATTCAAGAAAGAcccagaaagcaaaaaaaattagATCCACTGCGGAGGATTAGCCCGGGAATCCCAAATCGATCCAGTAAAATCCGATTGCAAAGGAAAACTGATtccagaaaagagagagagagagcccttCTGAGAATCCAAACAAACGCATATAAAAGTCTGGAActtgaaggaaaaaaacaagGAATGAAATCAAATAGTGGAAAAAGTTGGTAGGAAAGAGAGTGACCCGTGAGAAAACGATGCTTGTTTCTCGAAATCGAATTCCAAAGGCAACCCACCCAGTCTCTGAAGCAACCCGCCCAGAAAAGGATGGACCTTTGGCCACTTCTTTATTCTCTGACAATAATTGGGAACTGGAAGAGGAACGTAAGACTTTGAGGGGAGGGATTTATATATAATGGGATTTGTTGAGTGGAGTTTGGACTTTGGATTCCCACCCATTTGATTATTTTACGTGGGAATTTTATTCCCATCTATTTACCGTACATATTTTACTACtacttttttgtgttttttactttttactatACTGAGTTTC is a window from the Rosa chinensis cultivar Old Blush chromosome 2, RchiOBHm-V2, whole genome shotgun sequence genome containing:
- the LOC112187019 gene encoding uncharacterized protein LOC112187019 isoform X3 is translated as MHGSSGCLACLTKTKQETSVNEPLKERSNKNLTERKPSISEDFWTTSTWDMDNSAVLSQGSISSISTNQTLDPHGGSGSSSAPSEFVNHGLLLWNQTRQRWVGSKKPEKQPQQIREPKLSWNATYENLLGSNKPFTQPIPLSEMVDFLVDNWEQEGLYD
- the LOC112187019 gene encoding uncharacterized protein LOC112187019 isoform X2, with translation MGGCLACLTKTKQETSVNEPLKERSNKNLTERKPSISEDFWTTSTWDMDNSAVLSQGSISSISTNQTLDPHGGSGSSSAPSEFVNHGLLLWNQTRQRWVGSKKPEKQPQQIREPKLRTLCFSIVKSFCLCSWNATYENLLGSNKPFTQPIPLSEMVDFLVDNWEQEGLYD
- the LOC112187019 gene encoding uncharacterized protein LOC112187019 isoform X1, with the protein product MHGSSGCLACLTKTKQETSVNEPLKERSNKNLTERKPSISEDFWTTSTWDMDNSAVLSQGSISSISTNQTLDPHGGSGSSSAPSEFVNHGLLLWNQTRQRWVGSKKPEKQPQQIREPKLRTLCFSIVKSFCLCSWNATYENLLGSNKPFTQPIPLSEMVDFLVDNWEQEGLYD